From a single Sander vitreus isolate 19-12246 chromosome 2, sanVit1, whole genome shotgun sequence genomic region:
- the LOC144529751 gene encoding retinal cone rhodopsin-sensitive cGMP 3',5'-cyclic phosphodiesterase subunit gamma-like codes for MADTAVAAPADRKAPPKFKQRTTRTFKSKAPKPGQKGFGDDIPGMEGLGTDITVVCPWEAFGDMELSDLSKYGIV; via the exons ATGGCAGACACAGCCGTTGCAGCTCCCGCCGACAGGAAGGCCCCTCCCAAGTTCAAGCAGAGGACCACTCGTACCTTCAAGAGCAAGGCCCCGAAACCAGGCCAGAAGGG ATTCGGAGACGATATCCCCGGCATGGAGGGTCTTGGCACAGACATCACTGTGGTTTGCCCATGGGAAGCCTTTGGGGACATGGAGCTCAGCGACCTGTCGAAATATGGAATCGTCTAG